ttttatcaAAAACATTCATTTGATGCATGCATGCAGATGatgactttggaacaacttggaaaAATAAGCAACAGAGAAAATCTAACATTAGGGTTTTCCCGGTTGTTACACCTTCTTAGTGGCGCTGTTTTTGGAGAAGCTGAACTTCTGGTGTTGTTAGTACTGCTGCTACAAGGAATAGATCactatagcgggacttttatttattGTGATTTTGCTTCAATTTTTGTCCGTGTGCATAAATAATGCCGCTAAGGCGATGCTTTGTTGCAGAAGTAGAGTGTAATTTGTATCTTCGCGACGATATCAATataatatatgctctttatcgGAAAAAGGAAAGGAGCTGGCATATGGGCATTGGGGTAAGATGATCCTAGTGAAAGTTAGTAGATGATGATCCTAGTGAAAGTTAGTAGATCTCTTTATTAAGCATTGCTAATTATTGTCAATTTTAGGAAGATGGTCTTAGTGAAATAGGAACAATATAGAGCTGCCCGAGTGAGATTTTTATCTAGCTTCGTCACTAATGGCTGTAGTTTCTCTATTTATAAAGCTGGACGAAAGATTTGTCAAGGAGATGCCATCATAACTTTCTATAAACCTGTCGTGTCATATCATAATATTgttagggtttctccatctctccaataacAAAGTAAACTACTCACTCATGGAAGCAAGCAACAACATCATCATAAGTATATGGATCGAATATGAATCTATGGATAAATACAAGTGCATATCCACAATAGCAATTGAAATTACAACATATGGGAATGGAGTGAGATGAGAACagtgatggtgatgaagatgcattggttgatgatgatggtgatgatgcctTGACTTCTAATGATCCGTGTAGCAGCAAGGATGGTGCCCTCTGCAAGTACCCCCCTCCTGATCCCTCCGAGAGGTGAGGTTTCTGCAATTTCTGGTGGCTCTAAATGTCGGATCTCAGATCCTTCTTTGTGTGGTTCAAGTATTTGACAAGGAGGAGTCGGTGCCACATGGTACGAGCGCTCCCTGCACGTAATGACGATTGTTAAAGTTACTAGAGCCTCCTCGCTCATTGCCCTTTTACCCATGTGCATGGAAAATGATTTAAAGGACTTTATCATTTCAAAATATTATATTTATGTCCAATATGATAGCGCTAAATGATATGTTCATCAATACCTTCACAATTTTGAATCTTGTGGAAACAAGCATAAATGGTCCGCTCTAGCGCCATAAAATACCAAAATCATGTCACTACTCATGCAAGAACACAAGGTAAATATGTTTCAAAAATGCAGTCATCATGTACTCATGCTGAAATGGGTGCGCAGATGAGGGAGGCCTCTGACTTTGGCTTATTAAGCCAAGtttctatatatatatgagatcGACCCTTTTGGCTCGTGATCCTTGTGAGGTGTCTCGGTTTTGGAGATCCCTCCAGAAAATCAAACATTACATCAGGTAGGTATTTCCTTCTCCATAGGAAATAAGAGGGTGCCCTCTCCTGGCTGGACTTATGGCTTGGAGGACATCCCCTAAGGGATGAATACCCTAGATTCTTCGTACTTTCTCAGAGCCGATGTTGGTCGTTTCCTCCACGGCGCATGGGGGCGGGTGGGGAGGGGCATGGAACATTGAGTTCTGTAGAATATTTTGCACGAAGGAAACATCGACATGGGGTGTGCTTAGGGAAAGTCCCCCTGTCTATCAGCCTCAACAGATAGCGTTTCTTGGCGTCTTGCCCCCTCGGGGGCCTTGTCGGTTAGCTCAGCATATCGGGCCGTATTTAGATGAACTACCCTACCATGGACCACTCCATTATGGATAGCCCCTCCTCCTTCCCCCCGAGATTAAGAGTTTCATTTGGCAGCTGCTACGAGATCGTCTTCCCTCGAGGGTCAAAGTAACTATGCGACATGGGTTGGAGGATGGGTTATGCTCTTTATGTGGGATCCCCGAGTCGAAAACTCATATAATGTTGTTCTGTTCCACACTGAGATTTATGCCCTTTGGACTATTCGTAATAAGATGGTTGTCGAGAAAGGCTTCTTATAGCATGCTCCTGACTCTATTTTCAAATTCTTCATGTTTTTTTTAATAACTCAACTTGACTTTGTCTCTTTATATATACAAAAATTCTGATTTCAATTGGTGTGAAAAAGCACCGCTTTTCTTTCCCTGTCCGCAAGGGTCGGGTCAAGCAAGATACGACGGAACGAAAAGTATGTTTTTCCAGCAGCGCGGCGCGCCGTCTTCCTGCTCAACAAGTCGCTGAGCTTCATTTATCACCTTTAGGGCGCTTCGCTTTTCTGTTTTAGTTTGGGCCCCAGCAAACCTTTGTTGCTCCGTATGACTTGATCGAACTTTGCATGGTTGTTAGAAACGGATCTGGTATATGGGCAATTGGGTATGGAGGTAAGATGATCCTAGTGAAAGCTATAGATCTATTCATTAAGCAGTGCTAATTATTGTCAATTTTAGCAATAAGGTCTCAGTGAAATCCGAACACGCCCGAATGACGTTTTTATCCAGCTTCGTCACTGATGGTCGTGGTTTCTCTATTCATAAAGCTGAAAGAAAGATTGTTTCAAGGATATGCCAGCATAACTTTCTATAGCTCTGTGGGTTCTTCAAGTAATTCTGCATGCCTTTGCATGATAGAATTAGATAGTTACATATGTACTAGGTGCATGCATAATTTTCTGCTGCACGTATATATACACGGTTCTAGCTAGTGTAGAACTGCGCTGGTACTCCGGAAGTATTGGCCGCTAGTTTCTGTGGTGGCCTTATTCATTCACGTATAGTGCTGGCGAGTCGGGTGGTACGTTGATCACGAGTTCACCTTGGAGCAGCTGAGCCTGATCTGCCCCTGCGTCCCGGTGAGCGGCTGGACGTTGCCCATCTTGACCATCGCCGTGGCGAAGGCGCTGGAGAAGGCCGCCGCGCTGGAGGCGAAGTTCCTGACGGTGTTGTCGGTGGCGGCGTTGTTGAAGAGCACCTGGTCCGAGTGCAGGAGTCCCTTCTGGGACAGCAGGTTGGTGTAGTAGGCGTTGTCGAACGCGTTGGGCGTTGTCGTGTCCAGCGGCGCCAGGCTGCCGTCGCCGGAGCCGGTGGGTCGCGGGCAGTTGGCCTTGAGTGACGTCGCGAAGGCCGTGTCGATGTTGGTCTCGTTGTAGAGCCTGTCCCTGAAGTTGAGGCACTGCGCCTGACCGATGGTGTGCGCTCCCGAGAGCGCCACCATGTCCATCGTGTTGAGGTTCTTCTTGGAGAACGCGGCCTGGAGCTGTGCCACGCTGGAGTCGGGGGCCGGGAGGTCCCCGGTATCCCCGGTTGCGCTCGTCGAGTCCCGTCTCCCGAGAGGAACTGTCCATGAAGGCCCCCCGAGCTGCAGGTGCACGATTCCAAATAAGACTCAAAACGATAACTTTAGCACTAACAGGTTCGGGTTGACGATCGATGTTATTCTACTTACGGCGACGACAGAGTCGCGGGCGGCGACGGTGAGGATGTCAGCGCAGGAGACGGTCTGGTTGCAGATAGCCTCCACCTGGGTCTTGATGTTGTCGATGACGCTGAAGCCCAGCAGTGAGCCCTTGTTCGCAGGCGCGTCCTGCTCGTTGCCTGACAGCAGAACGGACGCATCGCAGCCCTGCAGCCAGATAGAATTTCAGGGTACAAAACGGGTTAACCCCGGCTGTTTTTACTCAAGCAAGTTAAGCTAATTAACGAAAGAAGCGCCGGTTATATATATGGTGAAACGCTGGAACTTGCTCACATTAACAAAGCAGTCGTGGAAGTGCAGCCTGAGCAGCGACGCGCCCATGCGGCGGTTGCTGCTCACGGCCGCTGTCACGCCGCTCTTGATGGTGTCCAGGGCCCTGGGGCACGACGTGTCATAGAACGTCGGTGACAGCTGCGCCGACACCGCCGTGGCGGCCAGAGCCACCAGCAACACCAAAGAAATGCAAGAGGCAGATGCCATGGCTACAACACCAAAGCTATGCTGTGTGCCTGTAGCTGGTTTGCTGCCTGCACTTTGTTATCTGGCTGCGGCTTGTGCAAAAGAAGGCTGCATCGCATGCATATTTATAGCCCGACATTTAGCTCACGTGCACCTGCGCACCACTCCATGTCCCCCACTAGGGATATAGCGTCCAAATTTAACGTCCGATTAGTCCGGCGTTGGGGATGAAGCATCCAAAACCGACTCCAATCAAGCTAGGTTTTTCCTGCATTTTTCCTGCAATAGGGCCAACTTGAATCATGTCCCTCTGGCTTTGGCCCTATCTCCCAACGGCTGTGTGCCCGTGGAAAAATCTGCAATTCAATGCCTGCTAAACGCCCCTCTAACCCTCTTCCGCTGCCAGTGCCATATGGCTACTACCAGAAACAGCATCTATGGTGTGTACAATCGGCTTTGCCGAGGTAATTTTTCAGGTACACGCCACAACAGTAAAACACGGCACAAACTACAGAAATAACTCAGCAACGGAAAGTACACGGCGCCGAGGAGTACCTTTGCCGAGTGCTTGCGTACCTTTGCTGGGTGTCATTTGTTTGGCACTAGGCAAAGTATAGCTTTGCCGTGTGTATTTTCAAGATACTAGGCAAAGAAAAGATTTCGCGCAAAAATAAATTCAGAGAAAGACGGGAGTTTCATGGCCATAACTGTGCTGAGTAAGGACTATTGATTTTTGTAGAACCCTAATATTTTGTTGTATTGATCTGGACCCTGGTGAGGGGTTTATATAGGAGTACAAAGGGAGgttcttgaagtacaagacaagTTGTGCTAAGTTTAAACCGACTATATCTCTAACTGTAGAATACTCCAATATCTCTACGTATTATACTTCTAACATTCCCCCTCAGTCGTAGCGGGAGTGAAACGAACGTTAGCGACTGGAGAAGTCATGCGCGTCCGTCGCCTCCTCCACCTTGTCATCATCGCCGTCCCCTTCTGATTCCTTCTCTTCCCTATCTTCCCTCCCGCAGTCACAGCGGGAGTGTCGTGGGTGCAAACGATGACGCGGATGCTGTTGACTGGAGTTCTTCAGTTGCTGTAGACGTGTGTATGATGttgatgtcgaggta
This region of Lolium perenne isolate Kyuss_39 chromosome 2, Kyuss_2.0, whole genome shotgun sequence genomic DNA includes:
- the LOC127331514 gene encoding peroxidase 2; this encodes MASASCISLVLLVALAATAVSAQLSPTFYDTSCPRALDTIKSGVTAAVSSNRRMGASLLRLHFHDCFVNGCDASVLLSGNEQDAPANKGSLLGFSVIDNIKTQVEAICNQTVSCADILTVAARDSVVALGGPSWTVPLGRRDSTSATGDTGDLPAPDSSVAQLQAAFSKKNLNTMDMVALSGAHTIGQAQCLNFRDRLYNETNIDTAFATSLKANCPRPTGSGDGSLAPLDTTTPNAFDNAYYTNLLSQKGLLHSDQVLFNNAATDNTVRNFASSAAAFSSAFATAMVKMGNVQPLTGTQGQIRLSCSKVNS